The Echinicola rosea genome has a segment encoding these proteins:
- a CDS encoding 4'-phosphopantetheinyl transferase family protein, which yields MNSQLYISKIHCSTVLLPNWNQQSDYMIDDHIDLWRVSVKELMGKLSPLQQHLTEEELTTMNRYQRESDRIRYIIGKGYLKVLLSKYLNKPPKEIEFIEGINKKPILKSDRNIHFNISHSKDWVIFSFCRDEVGVDIEHVDSDFDFLSLINNCFTKPETHFIENAYSPRHEFYKLWTRKESLLKATSVGMVDNLHTINCLDGTQYIPYEVGGGFSDWKIKSLLMDETYFISLSFPVKYRKLRFFDV from the coding sequence ATGAATAGCCAACTATATATCAGTAAGATTCATTGCAGCACCGTTTTACTTCCCAACTGGAACCAACAATCGGATTATATGATCGATGATCATATTGACCTTTGGAGAGTATCTGTAAAAGAACTGATGGGAAAACTTTCTCCACTTCAGCAACACCTTACAGAAGAAGAACTCACAACCATGAACAGGTACCAACGGGAAAGTGACCGGATAAGGTATATTATTGGTAAAGGGTACCTAAAAGTCTTGCTATCAAAATACCTTAACAAACCTCCCAAGGAAATTGAATTTATCGAAGGCATCAATAAAAAACCGATATTAAAAAGCGACCGGAACATCCATTTTAATATTTCCCACTCCAAAGACTGGGTGATTTTCAGTTTTTGTCGTGATGAAGTTGGAGTGGACATTGAACACGTTGACAGCGATTTTGACTTTCTATCATTGATCAATAACTGTTTTACCAAACCTGAGACACACTTTATTGAAAATGCGTATTCACCTCGTCATGAATTTTATAAACTTTGGACCCGTAAAGAGTCCCTGCTAAAAGCCACTTCTGTAGGCATGGTGGACAACCTCCATACCATCAACTGCCTAGACGGCACGCAGTATATTCCCTATGAAGTAGGGGGAGGCTTCTCGGATTGGAAAATAAAGAGCCTGCTGATGGACGAAACATACTTTATCAGCCTGTCATTCCCAGTAAAATATCGAAAACTTCGTTTTTTTGATGTATAA
- a CDS encoding YeeE/YedE family protein produces MENFIEWISQPWPWYVAGPLLGLTVPILLLIGNRSFGVSSSLRHVCAACVPAKIPFFSYNWKAEAWNLFFVAGIVLGGVVAASVLSNPAEVIVAQSTQQDLRALGITRFENLLPSEIFTWDNLLTMKGLVFFVFGGFLVGFGTRYAGGCTSGHAIMGISNLQWPSVVATIFFMLGGFAMTHLLLPFLMRLSGF; encoded by the coding sequence ATGGAGAATTTTATAGAATGGATCAGTCAGCCTTGGCCCTGGTATGTAGCAGGGCCTTTGCTCGGGCTGACGGTGCCCATATTGCTCTTGATTGGCAACAGGTCATTTGGCGTGTCTTCATCGTTACGGCATGTCTGTGCCGCTTGTGTGCCCGCTAAAATCCCCTTCTTTTCCTATAATTGGAAGGCGGAAGCTTGGAACTTGTTTTTTGTGGCGGGTATCGTACTTGGCGGAGTGGTGGCCGCATCGGTTCTGTCCAACCCTGCGGAGGTCATCGTTGCCCAAAGTACACAGCAGGATTTAAGGGCTCTGGGGATTACCCGGTTCGAAAACCTCTTGCCATCCGAGATATTTACTTGGGACAACCTATTGACGATGAAGGGATTGGTTTTCTTTGTCTTTGGAGGATTCCTGGTTGGGTTTGGCACCCGGTATGCGGGCGGCTGTACTTCTGGTCATGCCATCATGGGGATCAGTAACCTCCAGTGGCCTTCTGTGGTGGCTACGATCTTCTTTATGCTTGGAGGATTTGCGATGACCCATTTATTACTACCATTTCTGATGCGGCTGTCAGGGTTTTAG
- the metG gene encoding methionine--tRNA ligase produces the protein MSKRDFKRYTVTSALPYANGPLHIGHLAGCYIPSDIYVRYLRSLGKDVVYIGGSDEHGVAITIKAKKEGVSAQEIVDRYHGIMKGSFEEFGISFDHYSRTSSPVHHETASEFFKDLYEKGEFLEQTTEQYYDEEAGQFLADRYIEGTCPKCGHEGAYGDQCEKCGSSLSPTELINPKSKLSGNSPVLKETKHWFLDLGKYAGFLRKWILEEHQEDWKNNVLGQCRSWLETGDGLQARSMTRDMDWGVPVPVEGAEGKVLYVWFDAPIGYISSTKEWAAEKGVDWEPYWKDEDTKLVHFIGKDNIVFHCIIFPAILKTHGEYILPDNVPANEFLNLEGEKISTSRNWAVWLHEYLKEFPGKQDVLRYVLTANAPEAKDNDFTWKDFQGRNNSELVAIYGNFVNRAVVLTHKYFEGVIPQRGALSPYDQEVLAALEGYPDKIAASIEKFRFREALGLVMDFARLGNKYLADTEPWKSIKQDKERTGTVLNIALNIAANLGVVSAPFLPFTAEKLAKMLGTKEVDWTKAGNGEILKGGETIGEAALLFEKVEDSVVEQQVNKLLETKKQNESANTPAEPVKDTIAFDDFMKMDLRVVTVLEAEKMKKSKKLLKLVVDTGLGKRTVLSGISEHFKPEDLIGKQVTMLINLAPRRMMGIESEGMILMAEDKDGSLRLMMPSGPAAPGSQIN, from the coding sequence ATGAGCAAAAGAGACTTTAAAAGATATACCGTTACTTCAGCGTTGCCTTATGCGAATGGGCCGCTCCATATTGGCCATTTGGCAGGGTGTTATATTCCATCAGATATTTATGTGCGCTACTTGAGATCGCTTGGCAAGGATGTGGTGTATATTGGTGGCTCTGACGAGCATGGCGTTGCCATTACCATAAAGGCCAAAAAAGAAGGTGTCAGCGCTCAGGAAATCGTGGACCGCTATCATGGCATTATGAAGGGCAGTTTCGAAGAATTTGGGATTAGCTTTGATCATTATAGCCGTACCAGCTCGCCGGTGCACCATGAGACGGCCTCTGAGTTTTTTAAGGACTTGTATGAAAAAGGTGAGTTTTTGGAGCAGACTACAGAGCAATATTACGACGAGGAGGCCGGCCAGTTTTTGGCGGATCGCTACATCGAAGGGACTTGCCCAAAATGCGGGCACGAAGGTGCCTATGGTGACCAATGCGAAAAGTGTGGGTCATCACTGAGCCCTACCGAGCTGATCAATCCTAAATCCAAACTCAGTGGCAATTCACCTGTTCTTAAAGAAACCAAGCATTGGTTTTTGGATCTGGGAAAATATGCTGGTTTTCTGAGAAAGTGGATATTGGAAGAGCACCAAGAGGACTGGAAAAATAATGTACTGGGGCAATGTCGGTCTTGGCTCGAGACAGGCGATGGCCTTCAGGCGAGGTCGATGACCAGGGATATGGACTGGGGCGTACCCGTGCCTGTAGAAGGAGCAGAAGGGAAAGTGTTATATGTGTGGTTTGATGCGCCGATAGGCTATATCTCCTCTACCAAAGAGTGGGCCGCCGAAAAGGGAGTGGACTGGGAGCCTTATTGGAAAGATGAAGATACGAAACTGGTGCATTTCATCGGTAAAGATAATATTGTGTTTCACTGTATCATTTTTCCAGCCATTCTAAAAACCCACGGAGAATATATCCTTCCAGATAATGTGCCGGCCAATGAGTTTTTGAACTTGGAAGGAGAGAAGATATCTACTTCTCGAAACTGGGCCGTGTGGCTTCATGAGTACTTGAAGGAATTTCCCGGCAAACAAGACGTGCTGCGGTACGTTCTTACGGCCAATGCACCGGAAGCAAAGGACAATGACTTTACCTGGAAGGATTTTCAGGGAAGGAACAATTCCGAATTGGTGGCCATTTATGGCAACTTTGTCAATAGGGCGGTGGTGCTTACCCATAAGTACTTTGAAGGAGTTATCCCACAGCGGGGAGCCTTGTCACCATATGATCAAGAAGTGCTGGCAGCATTGGAAGGTTATCCAGATAAAATAGCCGCTTCTATCGAAAAATTCAGGTTTAGGGAAGCGCTTGGGCTAGTGATGGATTTTGCCCGCTTGGGCAATAAGTACTTGGCAGATACTGAGCCCTGGAAGAGCATTAAGCAGGATAAGGAGCGGACTGGTACGGTGCTAAACATCGCACTGAACATTGCAGCGAATCTCGGTGTGGTCTCAGCGCCTTTCCTTCCATTTACTGCTGAGAAACTTGCCAAAATGCTGGGGACAAAGGAGGTAGATTGGACAAAGGCTGGTAATGGAGAAATCCTCAAGGGTGGAGAAACTATCGGGGAAGCTGCTTTACTGTTTGAAAAAGTGGAAGATAGTGTAGTCGAACAGCAAGTGAACAAGCTACTGGAGACCAAAAAACAAAATGAATCCGCAAACACTCCTGCTGAACCAGTGAAGGATACCATTGCCTTTGATGATTTTATGAAAATGGACCTAAGGGTGGTTACCGTACTGGAAGCAGAGAAAATGAAGAAATCCAAAAAACTGCTTAAACTAGTGGTGGATACTGGCCTTGGCAAGCGTACTGTCCTCAGTGGGATTTCAGAACACTTCAAGCCGGAGGATTTAATAGGTAAGCAAGTGACCATGTTGATTAACTTGGCTCCCCGTAGGATGATGGGAATCGAATCTGAAGGAATGATCTTGATGGCCGAGGACAAAGATGGCTCACTCCGCCTGATGATGCCAAGTGGCCCTGCCGCTCCAGGGTCTCAGATCAATTGA
- a CDS encoding DUF6691 family protein, which produces MSTIKSEKGFALAKYLLVGMFFGIVLVKAEVISWFRIQEMFRLQSFHMYGVIGAAIAVGMLSIFLIKKFNIKTVSGEKVVIKDKEFRKGQVIGGFIFGLGWAVTGACPGPIFAQIGIGYTVVIVTFISALLGTWVYGRLADKLPN; this is translated from the coding sequence ATGAGTACTATAAAATCAGAAAAAGGGTTTGCCTTGGCCAAATACCTCTTGGTAGGGATGTTTTTTGGAATTGTACTGGTGAAGGCCGAGGTGATTTCCTGGTTCAGGATCCAGGAAATGTTTAGACTCCAATCTTTCCATATGTATGGTGTGATAGGAGCTGCAATAGCCGTGGGCATGCTTTCCATATTCCTTATCAAGAAATTTAACATTAAGACCGTTTCAGGAGAGAAGGTGGTCATAAAAGACAAGGAGTTTAGAAAAGGACAGGTGATTGGCGGATTTATATTTGGGTTGGGATGGGCTGTCACTGGTGCCTGTCCAGGGCCGATATTTGCCCAAATAGGCATTGGCTATACTGTGGTCATCGTGACCTTTATCAGTGCGCTTTTAGGCACTTGGGTGTATGGTAGGTTGGCTGATAAACTCCCCAATTGA
- a CDS encoding MFS transporter, translating to MNLLRKRRIALSGLFFLAGLSFASWASRIPDFQQLFDLSEGQLGTLLLGMPLGSLIALPLAGWAVDKYGSRRVIVTGSLLYALSLLSLGYTGSVIQLGVAVVLFGMMGNIMNISLNTQALLVEDGYNRSILASFHGLWSLAGFAGAGIGALMIKLGWAPVNHYWLVAGIMLLILVSSFNLLFKEEKRAGSGGLMLKKPDALLLRIGLVGFFGMMCEGCMFDWSGVYLKKVVVASPDLVPLGYVTFMAAMASGRFFSDALANKWSKIVMLRISGTLICIGLLIAVIYPAFGTAVAGFLLVGFGTASVIPLSYSIAGRSKMYAPSISLALVSTISFFGFLLGPPMIGFIAELFDLQVSFAVIAMMGMCITLLVSIKTQLFESYKIPANKKAAAGK from the coding sequence ATGAACTTACTAAGAAAACGGCGTATCGCGTTAAGCGGACTTTTCTTTCTGGCCGGTTTAAGTTTCGCCTCATGGGCATCAAGGATTCCAGATTTCCAGCAGCTGTTTGACCTGAGCGAGGGGCAATTGGGGACATTGCTGCTAGGGATGCCCCTTGGCTCCTTGATAGCTTTGCCACTGGCGGGCTGGGCAGTGGATAAGTATGGCAGTCGTAGAGTGATTGTGACAGGAAGTTTGCTGTATGCATTGTCCTTATTGAGCTTAGGCTATACCGGTTCAGTGATACAGCTGGGCGTGGCGGTGGTTTTGTTTGGGATGATGGGAAATATCATGAACATTTCCTTGAATACCCAGGCCCTGCTGGTAGAGGATGGGTACAATCGCAGTATTTTGGCCTCGTTTCACGGTTTATGGAGTTTGGCAGGATTTGCGGGAGCAGGTATCGGAGCACTAATGATCAAGCTCGGTTGGGCACCGGTCAATCATTATTGGCTGGTAGCCGGCATTATGCTGCTGATTTTGGTGTCAAGTTTCAATTTGCTTTTCAAAGAGGAGAAAAGAGCAGGTAGTGGCGGTTTAATGCTCAAAAAGCCCGATGCATTATTGCTTAGGATAGGCTTGGTAGGTTTTTTTGGGATGATGTGCGAGGGATGCATGTTTGATTGGAGCGGTGTTTATTTGAAGAAAGTGGTTGTGGCGAGTCCTGATTTGGTGCCACTGGGCTATGTGACCTTCATGGCTGCCATGGCCTCCGGAAGGTTTTTCTCTGATGCCCTGGCCAATAAGTGGAGTAAAATCGTGATGCTGAGGATTTCCGGTACCTTGATATGCATCGGGCTTTTGATAGCGGTGATCTATCCTGCGTTTGGGACAGCTGTGGCAGGTTTTTTATTGGTTGGTTTTGGGACAGCTTCTGTTATTCCATTATCATATAGCATCGCTGGTAGGTCCAAAATGTACGCTCCAAGTATATCTTTGGCATTGGTGTCCACGATTTCATTTTTTGGCTTTTTACTGGGCCCTCCGATGATCGGTTTTATTGCGGAATTGTTCGACCTCCAGGTGTCTTTTGCTGTGATAGCCATGATGGGTATGTGCATTACGCTTTTGGTCAGCATAAAAACGCAATTATTTGAAAGTTATAAGATTCCTGCAAATAAAAAAGCTGCGGCAGGAAAGTAA